The Trypanosoma brucei gambiense DAL972 chromosome 10, complete sequence genome has a segment encoding these proteins:
- a CDS encoding predicted S. cerevisiae Got1 homologue — MDSLYSWNDSTKIGIALTSLGVFFNFIGIVMFLDSVLLTMGNVLFVAGIALVMGPSRFKSFFLFRRRASCCFFIGMLLIMLGRSLIGLMIQGFGTLNLFGNFFPMVARVLESVPLLGPVMLSPPVQKLLSLLGLQARGNRNV, encoded by the coding sequence ATGGACTCTTTATACAGCTGGAATGATTCAACGAAGATTGGCATTGCTCTTACCTCGCTAGGAGTGTTCTTCAACTTTATAGGCATCGTGATGTTTCTGGATAGTGTTCTTTTGACTATGGGAAACGTTCTTTTCGTTGCTGGCATCGCATTAGTTATGGGTCCAAGTCGATTCAAGTCCTTCTTCCTGTTTCGCCGCCGTGCGTCCTGCTGCTTCTTCATTGGGATGCTTCTCATCATGTTGGGACGGTCACTCATAGGTCTCATGATACAGGGGTTTGGTACCCTGAACCTCTTCGGAAACTTCTTTCCGATGGTAGCGCGCGTTTTAGAGTCTGTCCCGCTTCTCGGACCGGTAATGCTTTCGCCGCCCGTACAAAAGTTATTGTCATTGCTCGGTTTGCAGGCCCGGGGTAACCGAAATGTGTAA